CCTCTAAGTACTTTCCCGCAAGAGCCAGCTTTTTGCCTTGTTCAAGATACTCATTGCTTTCCACTTCTACTCACGCCTCTCTGTTAAGTTCACCTTCTCGGTCAAGGCCGTGGCCACCCGCAGCAGCACTTCTGACCAATCACCTCGCACCGTTTGGCGAAATAAGCGCATGGCGGGATACCAAAAACAATCTTCTCGCTTTAGCTCCCAGCGCCATTCGGGATGGTATGGCAAGAGCAGCCAAGTCGCTTTCCCCATCGCTCCGGCTAAATGCGCTACCGCCGTATCCACAGCAATCACCAAATCCAGATTAGCGATAACCCCGGCCGTTTCAGCAAAATCCGTCAACTCTCCCGCCGCATCGAACAGCCGCGCAGGTTCAGATGCTTCTTGAAAATACTTTTGTTCCTCGCCAACCTGCAGATTCACCCATAATATGCCTTGAACCGTAAACATCCTTCGAAACTCTTCAAATGAGATTGACCGGTTTTCATCGTTTGTATGCTCCGGATTTCCAGCCCAAACCACGCCGACTTTAAGCAGCCCATTGGATGCAAGCGCTAGTTTTTTACGCCAAGTATCTTTATTTTCTTGGGCCGCCCAAAGATACGGAACCTCCGCCTCTAAAGACGGAAGCTTTGCTGGCAGGCTAAAAATGGAGCAAGCGAAATCAAACTGCGCTGCGTCCAGCTCGCGACTGCTGGTGCAAACCCGATACGGCGGTTCCATCTCCTTAAGCAGTCTTGCCAAGGGCTCTTGAATCCAAACAGTAACTTCTTTCGCCATACCCACAATTTGCGGCACATAACGCAGGCAATGCAGCATATCTCCAAAGCCTTGCTCGTAAAAAAGAAGGATGCTGCGTCCCTCTAAGCTTTCCCCCTGCCAGATGGGAATATCCATACGAAAAGAATCTTCCCAGTTTAGCCTGGCATCATACCATTTCCAGCCTTTTTCCCTCTGCCCCATGAGCAAGTAGAAGGTTCCCAGAGAAAATCGAGCTTTCAATAAATCCGGTTCCAATTTCACCGCTTGCCAATAAGCCGCTTCAGCTTCTTCATATTTTTCTTCGCGCAACAAACAATTCCCCATATTATGAAAGGCTTCCGCATAGTCGGGATTCAATTCAATCGCTTGCCGATAGCAGGACTCCGCTTCGGCTAGGTACTCTTTGCGCTTCAAGATAATACCCATGTAATTATACGCTTCCGCACATTCCGGCGCCAACGCGATCAACTGTCCAAAGCAAGCCTGTGCATGATCCCATTCTTCCAAGGCCACCAGCAGTTCTCCCAATCGCAGATACAGCTCTGGATTATGCGGCTCTTCTTTGACCGCCTGACAGAAATAAATAGCTGCTTCCCGAATCTTGCCGCCATGCGCCAGATTCAAGCCTTCCTCTACCGAATGTGTTTTCATTTCACACCTTCCATTTGTCCAGTCACGCAAAACGCCCGGTGAAATATCTATAATTCCACCAGGCGATCCTCATCCTTGAATATTCCACCGCATAGAGGTGGGAGCCGGACCTTCGTATTGATTTGTGGCAGCTCGCCCTTTGCGAAGTTGCTGCAATTTTAAGGCTTGAAAATTTTTGGCACGCTCCGTCTCTTGCATAAGCGCTGTGTGTAAACGTTCCACTTCCGCCTGTTTGGCACGCACTTCTTCACGCAAAGCTTGTAAAGAATTGCCGACAACCTTCCAGGCTTCTGCGCGCTGGCTTTTTCGTTCTTGCCAAACACGCAAATACCCGTCACGTTCTTCACTCAGACGGCGCAAACCCGCCCACAAACGTTTTTCCAGCTTATGCATTTGCCGGTTGCTATTTTCTACCAAGTTTCCCAAAAGTCGCAACTCTTCCTTAAAAAACACTTGGCATTCCATTTCCGTCAAGGGATGCTCCCTCCCTATCAACCACTGCTGTTATTACTGAATACCGACATCTGGGTCGTCAACTTATTTAAATACGTTTCCATATTCGTGTATTCCGTATAGTAACGCGTTTGCACTAAGCTTAACCGCTTTTCCTCGTTGGTAATGCGTTCTTTCATATCTTCCATCTGGTCGCTAAGAGAATTATCTGCAGAACTGGCGTCATCCGCCAAACCGGCCTTTTCCACTAATAATCCCTTATTACCTGCTGAATCACGACTGGTACCGACATATTTTTGGAATATGTCATAGAACCGCATACCATAGCCTTCTTCTTTATACCTCACAGCTTGCTCCGTTCCACTAAGAGAGCGTACACTGGAAGTACTATAACTCGTCGACTTCTGACTAAAAAGATTCATAACCCCTTCCGGATCGCTCTTTATGGCCGATTTCAAGGTAGACTCATCAATAGTCAACTTGCCATAATCCGAATAACTGCTGCTTGTTATGCCGATTGATTTCAGCGTCTGCGACACCCCGGGCACACTCGCCATAAATGCGCCGCGAAGTTCATCTAAAAAACTTTGCAACATATCATCACGCTGCAGTAAGCCGGTCTTGGCTTTTTTCTCCCATGCCGTAATATCCGATTCCGACATGGAGCTTTTCTGAGCATCTGTCAACGGCTGATAATCACGGCTATACTTCTCCGTCAGCTTCCCTCGAATTGTATCAATGAGCGTATTGTAGCCATTTACAAATTTAGTAATCACGTCAAAAGTTGCATCAGAATTCTGGGTCACGCCAATCGTGATATCGCTGGTAGTCTTTTTATTCAGCGTATACGTCACACCATCTACGGTTACAGTGTTGCTGTTGCGAGTTAATGCCTGCCCATCCAGTGTCAATTTAGCATCCTTGCCAGCTGTATCAGTATTCAACAGAGTACTGATAAATGATCCTCCACCGCTATTATCACTTGCAGTTAACGTAGCGCCCGCACCCATTGTCTTAGATGTAAGCACAATCTTATCATTCATCGAATCATAGGACATCGTGACGCCAGCATCGCTTTTGTTTACAGTGCTCATCACAGCGCTTAAAGTATCATCCTTGTCAAAGGTAAAACTTTCTCCATTAATTGTAAAAGATATTTCATCTGACGCATTAAACGAAAAAGACGAATTAAGTGACGAATTGATAGTACTTAGGGTCTGACTGGTAGTAATACGATTAGCAAGTACTCCAGAAGTAGTAAAACCAAGAAGATTCTGCGTTTCTACTGAAATATACTGTACGCCAGCATCTGCCGATGTTAAGGTTAAGCAGCCCGCATTAGTTCCCACCGTTATCTTGCCGCTTCCGACGGCTTTGTCGACAGCCGTCTGCAGAGACGTCTGATCCGTTACACTCGATAAGTCAACTGAGTATAGCTTCGCATCAACGTACATTTTCCAAGTCGTTCCTGACGTAAAACCATAGGTCGGCGCCGCCCCCCCTTGAACTCCCTTGGAAACAGCCGAGCCGCTGCTTAGCGTGTGCGCCGTTGCTAACTGCGATACTGCCAACGTATGGCTGCCCACCTTGGCATTAGCGCTCGCTTCTGCCGTGACGTAAGCCGTATCACTGCTCTCCGCCTCATATTGCAAAAAATTCCCTTGCTTGGTAATACTGCTGGCTGATAACGAATCCAAGTACGTCGAAGAAAAGGTATTCATTGTACCCATGGTATTGCGATAGGCTTCTTGCTTCCAGGTCAGCAGGTCTTCTTGCTGCTCCATTTTATTGAGTTTGACTTTTTCCGCGTCCATAAGACCTTTAACAATCGAA
The nucleotide sequence above comes from uncultured Anaeromusa sp.. Encoded proteins:
- a CDS encoding tetratricopeptide repeat protein translates to MKTHSVEEGLNLAHGGKIREAAIYFCQAVKEEPHNPELYLRLGELLVALEEWDHAQACFGQLIALAPECAEAYNYMGIILKRKEYLAEAESCYRQAIELNPDYAEAFHNMGNCLLREEKYEEAEAAYWQAVKLEPDLLKARFSLGTFYLLMGQREKGWKWYDARLNWEDSFRMDIPIWQGESLEGRSILLFYEQGFGDMLHCLRYVPQIVGMAKEVTVWIQEPLARLLKEMEPPYRVCTSSRELDAAQFDFACSIFSLPAKLPSLEAEVPYLWAAQENKDTWRKKLALASNGLLKVGVVWAGNPEHTNDENRSISFEEFRRMFTVQGILWVNLQVGEEQKYFQEASEPARLFDAAGELTDFAETAGVIANLDLVIAVDTAVAHLAGAMGKATWLLLPYHPEWRWELKREDCFWYPAMRLFRQTVRGDWSEVLLRVATALTEKVNLTERRE
- the fliD gene encoding flagellar filament capping protein FliD — protein: MATTSSGSVTTSTVNGTTRITGLSSGLDVDSIVKGLMDAEKVKLNKMEQQEDLLTWKQEAYRNTMGTMNTFSSTYLDSLSASSITKQGNFLQYEAESSDTAYVTAEASANAKVGSHTLAVSQLATAHTLSSGSAVSKGVQGGAAPTYGFTSGTTWKMYVDAKLYSVDLSSVTDQTSLQTAVDKAVGSGKITVGTNAGCLTLTSADAGVQYISVETQNLLGFTTSGVLANRITTSQTLSTINSSLNSSFSFNASDEISFTINGESFTFDKDDTLSAVMSTVNKSDAGVTMSYDSMNDKIVLTSKTMGAGATLTASDNSGGGSFISTLLNTDTAGKDAKLTLDGQALTRNSNTVTVDGVTYTLNKKTTSDITIGVTQNSDATFDVITKFVNGYNTLIDTIRGKLTEKYSRDYQPLTDAQKSSMSESDITAWEKKAKTGLLQRDDMLQSFLDELRGAFMASVPGVSQTLKSIGITSSSYSDYGKLTIDESTLKSAIKSDPEGVMNLFSQKSTSYSTSSVRSLSGTEQAVRYKEEGYGMRFYDIFQKYVGTSRDSAGNKGLLVEKAGLADDASSADNSLSDQMEDMKERITNEEKRLSLVQTRYYTEYTNMETYLNKLTTQMSVFSNNSSG